Proteins encoded together in one Epinephelus lanceolatus isolate andai-2023 chromosome 4, ASM4190304v1, whole genome shotgun sequence window:
- the aipl1 gene encoding aryl-hydrocarbon-interacting protein-like 1, which translates to MADMQDTMLLGMEGIKKTILHGGTGDIPKLITGAKVTFHFRTQLCDDERTVIDDSKVVGTPMEVVIGNMFKLDIWETLLSSMRIGEVAEFWCDTIHTGIYPLVSKSMRRIAEGKDPVEWQMHTCGMANMFAYHSLGYDDLDELMKEPKPLYFVLEMLKVQQPSEYDRETWALSDGERLKVVPVLHGQGNKLYKQGHYQLAGQKYKEGIICIKNVQMKEKAWEAPWLKLEKMANTLTLNYCQCLLRMEEYYEVIEHTSDIINQHPGVAKAFYLRGKAHMEVWNEAEARQDFSRVLDLEPGMKKAIKRELAVLNMRMEEKNQEDRNKYKGMF; encoded by the exons atgGCGGACATGCAGGACACGATGTTGCTGGGTATGGAGGGAATCAAGAAAACCATCCTGCATGGAGGAACCGGAGATATCCCAAAACTCATCACCGGGGCAAAG GTGACATTTCACTTCCGCACCCAGCTGTGTGACGATGAACGTACAGTGATAGACGACAGCAAAGTGGTGGGGACGCCCATGGAGGTAGTGATCGGCAACATGTTTAAACTGGACATCTGGGAGACGCTGCTGTCCTCCATGAGGATCGGTGAGGTGGCTGAATTCTGGTGCGACACCATT CACACTGGCATCTATCCACTTGTTTCCAAGAGCATGAGGCGCATCGCAGAAGGCAAAGACCCAGTCGAATGGCAAATGCATACATGTGGTATGGCCAACATGTTCGCTTACCACAGCCTCGGCTACGACGACCTGGACGAGCTGATGAAAGAACCAAAACCCCTCTACTTTGTCCTTGAGATGCTCAAG GTGCAGCAGCCTAGTGAGTACGACAGGGAGACGTGGGCTTTGAGTGATGGGGAGAGGCTGAAGGTGGTCCCTGTGCTGCACGGCCAGGGGAACAAGCTCTACAAACAAGGACATTACCAACTGGCCGGACAGAAGTACAAGGAGGGGATCATCTGCATCAAGAACGTTCAGATGAAG GAGAAAGCATGGGAGGCCCCGTGGTTGAAGCTGGAGAAGATGGCCAACACCTTAACCCTCAACTACTGCCAGTGTCTACTGCGCATGGAAGAATACTACGAGGTTATCGAACACACCAGCGACATCATCAACCAGCACCCAG GTGTCGCAAAGGCCTTCTACCTGCGAGGGAAGGCGCACATGGAAGTGTGGAATGAGGCGGAAGCTCGGCAGGACTTCAGCAGGGTGCTGGACCTGGAGCCCGGCATGAAGAAGGCCATCAAGAGGGAGCTGGCTGTGCTCAACATGCGCATGGAGGAGAAGAACCAGGAGGACAGGAACAAATACAAGGGCATGTTTTGA